The Lactuca sativa cultivar Salinas chromosome 2, Lsat_Salinas_v11, whole genome shotgun sequence genome includes the window GGTGGAGCTGGTGGTTCACCGTTATTTATCTTGGTTCTCTTTTGCAAAGGGTAGTCATTTGAGGGTGAATTTCCAATAACGCCCTCGGAAGCCAGGGACGAGAGGACGTAAGTCAGCATCTCGGCGGATGATGTTGATGCCGTGAGCTTTGCCGCCACTGCAGCGGCGGCAGATTTGGTGTCCTCGGATTGGTCGGTGAAAGGTGGTTGTTGTGTGTACATCACCGGAGCAGACTGTTCTCCGGTCACCGGAACAGGTGGCGGTTGTCTGCCATTAGGGTTAAGCAATTGCCTACAATAATTATCAGCTTTTTCTGCTTGAGAATGTGCAGCCTGAAAACACAAGAACAATCATTTTTGTAAGTAATTAgctctttttttttaataaataatacttCAGTACCCAAATTGGTGAAAATAGTAATATACTGATGTAACCTATACCTGAAGCTGACTTCGGACTTTGTCCAGCTTCATTTCCTGATAATAAAACCATGGAAGCTTTCATttatatgaagaaaaaaaaatgtgaatATGTAACACCAATTTCAGGATACCAACAAAcctgatcttgaagagcttcccTCAAATAAGACACAAGATTTGTTCTTGATGATTCAATAACTGTAAGTTGCTCAATACAATCCCTCAATGTAGCATGCTGCCCCTTGAGCTCATCTGTGACAcctgtcccatttactttgtaaaagaaaaagaaaaagggtAAATATTTCAGAAATATACTATATAAGATGAAAATCAgagatgagaaaaaaaaaataccagaTCTAATATCCCCACCAATTTCCTTTTCCACTTTTTCAACACAAGTAATGGCATTTTTGCATTTGCTGAAGACTGCATCTTCATTGACCTGACTACCATATATAACTTTATACCCTGAAACTATTTTGTCCACTGCATTGCCAGCTGGCTGTTTCTAATTAAAATAAAGTAACAAGTAAGAGCAAACATTAACACAATTCAATACAGGAGCATGTAAAAGATAATTAAATAAAGTACCAATTTTAACCCTGAATGCTTCCCATTCCTATTACTAGTTTCCATATGCCTTTTGACAAGCTCTTCCTTAAGAACTTGCCCTCGTGAACCAAAAACCTTTCTTTCATCCAAAATAGTGAcctgaaaaattaaaaattatttatataattttctTGATTATAATTTATAAGCATGGAGACTGGAGAGAAGAGAAGCATACGAGGCGTAAAGCAGAATTTCTTCCAAATTCATCCCCATTGTCGATGACATCACGGAGTGCGTCTGGAAGAACCTTCCAGAATTCACCAACAAATTCAGAACCTTTTTTCCTGCTATTTTGTAAAATATCATTTGCAAGATACAGAAAAGCCAGGCGTTGATCACGTGGAGAGCTATGAAATTGTCTAGCCCATGTTTCCACAACTTGTTTTGCCTTGTTCATATGAAATATACACCAATGTGACAGAGCTATATATATTGTTAGggataaaaaaaaaaggtaattGTTAATAGTTATGAAAGTTAAACAAACACATTTCAGTAGGATACTCTCAATGCTTTGCTGTGAATTGTTGAGCTTAGTCAGCTTCTCCACCAAAATTTGTGGATTAAACGCGCTACCCATTGTGTCTAACAAATGTAGTACTACCTCCAATGACAACACCTCTTAAAGACAGCCTTCACAACAAAAATTCCAACACGAAAATTAAGAAAAGAACACTTCTGAAAGCAATAGCAATCGCTAGCTTTGACTAATTCTCATGGTAAAAAAGGAAAGGAACTTGCTTATATAGATGGTGATAAATTAAATATGGGCATTGGTGTGTGGAGACAGAGAATGAAAAAAATCTTGCAACAATTACTAACTGGTAGATGAAATTTTTCTTAGGTGTTTGTAATTATGTTATCCAATTACCAATTCTTTAATATAGTTATATACTACTAATTGGTGGATAATTAAATATTGTAACAGTTGACAAGGCACATGGTTTAATGAAAGTGTGACTATTACTCAAATGTCTAACACAAGAATCAAGATTGATCTTGTGTAATGGTAGCATCACAAAATTGCAAACGAGTAACTAAATGCCTAAAAACTGCAATGTGGACAAAGGAATTATGGCTGAAACAGAACAGAGAGAAGTATTAATCGTTCGAGTTATGGCATTCGGCTACTCAATTTAGATCCATTATTTATCAGGTCATGTAAATTATCTGAAGCTAAACTAGAACAAAACAGTTAAGTTGAATGCATAACAACTAAGATCAGTATTGCAATCAACAAGGAGACCAAAGTAGAACAAACGGATAACTAGGATAAAGGCTTCAGTAAATGTCCGTACAAAGTACAAACTATAGCGTTCGATAGTTTTTAGCAAAGGAA containing:
- the LOC111888871 gene encoding vacuolar protein-sorting protein bro1 isoform X1, translating into MGSAFNPQILVEKLTKLNNSQQSIETLSHWCIFHMNKAKQVVETWARQFHSSPRDQRLAFLYLANDILQNSRKKGSEFVGEFWKVLPDALRDVIDNGDEFGRNSALRLVTILDERKVFGSRGQVLKEELVKRHMETSNRNGKHSGLKLKQPAGNAVDKIVSGYKVIYGSQVNEDAVFSKCKNAITCVEKVEKEIGGDIRSVNGTGVTDELKGQHATLRDCIEQLTVIESSRTNLVSYLREALQDQEMKLDKVRSQLQAAHSQAEKADNYCRQLLNPNGRQPPPVPVTGEQSAPVMYTQQPPFTDQSEDTKSAAAAVAAKLTASTSSAEMLTYVLSSLASEGVIGNSPSNDYPLQKRTKINNGEPPAPPFQYPDQQPPPPSSPPPPPPMPPMQPYPAPVYMVSAGTVTYGHTMNQPPPPPPQPMAGPLVNGVSLYTPGIVPDGYQNYQMEGGFYSQQSAMSMAPMSRQ
- the LOC111888871 gene encoding vacuolar protein-sorting protein bro1 isoform X2, producing the protein MGSAFNPQILVEKLTKLNNSQQSIETLSHWCIFHMNKAKQVVETWARQFHSSPRDQRLAFLYLANDILQNSRKKGSEFVGEFWKVLPDALRDVIDNGDEFGRNSALRLVTILDERKVFGSRGQVLKEELVKRHMETSNRNGKHSGLKLPAGNAVDKIVSGYKVIYGSQVNEDAVFSKCKNAITCVEKVEKEIGGDIRSVNGTGVTDELKGQHATLRDCIEQLTVIESSRTNLVSYLREALQDQEMKLDKVRSQLQAAHSQAEKADNYCRQLLNPNGRQPPPVPVTGEQSAPVMYTQQPPFTDQSEDTKSAAAAVAAKLTASTSSAEMLTYVLSSLASEGVIGNSPSNDYPLQKRTKINNGEPPAPPFQYPDQQPPPPSSPPPPPPMPPMQPYPAPVYMVSAGTVTYGHTMNQPPPPPPQPMAGPLVNGVSLYTPGIVPDGYQNYQMEGGFYSQQSAMSMAPMSRQ